In Xenorhabdus poinarii G6, the following are encoded in one genomic region:
- a CDS encoding Thoeris anti-defense Tad2 family protein, which yields MSEVNNPEKQCQIIPSQYKIDAITAPVGTCPWAIVQVYLGNKLHRSDWDAPGEHMRLTSHDPVYIEKSNKHGEWFPWQPTPDDLMACDWHLLKSSSKPQPTDCMVNFNLVVGTGSFSNQDQMWGYLADAEFEPAGEHLGPFGTLTSFQNKTAITKFALLVWDGLNQKIFIRVSSDNNQAGYQKLVDLFKQNLTITVDGTPYQLGSSIDSHLFGKHDYEFIGEYGNNDAKKLGSLLQQQNAGDSLPYCFNWK from the coding sequence ATGTCTGAAGTTAATAATCCAGAAAAGCAATGCCAAATTATTCCCTCACAATACAAGATTGATGCGATAACTGCGCCTGTCGGCACTTGTCCGTGGGCAATCGTTCAGGTGTATCTGGGAAATAAATTGCACCGCAGTGATTGGGATGCACCGGGTGAGCATATGCGCCTGACATCTCATGATCCAGTTTATATCGAAAAGAGCAATAAGCACGGTGAATGGTTTCCGTGGCAGCCCACACCCGATGACCTGATGGCATGTGACTGGCATTTGCTGAAATCTAGTTCAAAGCCACAGCCCACAGATTGTATGGTGAACTTTAATCTCGTAGTCGGTACGGGATCTTTTTCTAACCAAGATCAGATGTGGGGATATCTGGCTGATGCGGAATTTGAACCTGCTGGTGAGCATCTTGGCCCATTCGGTACGTTGACTAGTTTCCAGAATAAAACCGCTATCACAAAATTTGCATTGCTCGTCTGGGATGGGTTAAACCAGAAAATCTTTATCCGGGTCTCTTCGGATAATAATCAAGCTGGTTATCAGAAGCTGGTGGATTTATTTAAGCAGAATCTCACGATAACGGTGGATGGTACTCCTTATCAATTGGGTAGCAGTATCGACAGCCATTTATTTGGCAAGCACGATTACGAATTTATTGGCGAGTACGGTAACAACGATGCCAAAAAATTGGGTAGTCTGTTGCAACAACAAAATGCAGGAGATTCACTACCTTATTGTTTCAACTGGAAATAG
- a CDS encoding IS1595 family transposase yields MRKSRLSQYKQERLLELFIAGSTARIAAELVGVHRNTAAYYFHRLRILIAEHVDKHSWFEGEIEIDESYFGGRRKGQRGRGAAGKVPVFGLLKRGGKVYTKVIPDAKSRTLLPIIESKICPDSIVYTDNFASYDVLDVSDFKHYRINHSPQFVDKKARQNHINGIENFWNQAKRHMRKFNGIPKAHFELYLKECEWRFNTPSAKQQLAILKQIVKGKI; encoded by the coding sequence ATGAGAAAAAGTAGACTCAGCCAGTACAAACAGGAACGGTTACTTGAGCTGTTTATTGCAGGCTCTACGGCACGTATTGCAGCGGAGTTAGTGGGTGTTCACAGGAACACCGCAGCCTACTATTTTCATCGACTCAGAATATTGATTGCCGAGCATGTCGATAAGCATTCTTGGTTTGAGGGGGAAATAGAAATAGACGAAAGTTATTTTGGGGGGCGTCGTAAAGGTCAACGAGGTCGAGGTGCTGCGGGTAAAGTCCCTGTTTTCGGGCTGTTAAAGCGGGGTGGTAAGGTTTATACGAAGGTCATACCTGATGCCAAATCTCGCACATTACTGCCGATAATCGAGTCAAAAATTTGCCCTGATAGTATCGTCTACACGGATAATTTTGCGAGCTATGATGTGTTAGATGTGAGTGATTTTAAGCATTACAGAATCAACCACAGCCCCCAGTTTGTTGATAAGAAAGCTCGCCAGAATCACATCAATGGAATTGAGAATTTCTGGAATCAGGCAAAGCGTCATATGCGTAAATTTAACGGTATCCCGAAAGCGCATTTTGAGCTGTATTTGAAGGAATGTGAATGGCGATTTAACACACCAAGTGCAAAGCAGCAATTAGCTATTCTAAAACAAATAGTTAAAGGTAAAATCTAA
- the yejM gene encoding LPS biosynthesis-modulating metalloenzyme YejM, translating to MVTSRQHYRDKVSQMISWGHWFALFNIMFSLVLGSRYLFASDWPGTLFGRIYALVSWLGHFSFIVFAIYLLILFPLTFIVMSQRLMRFLSAALATAGLTLLIFDSSIYARFQLHLNSLVWDLVTNPEQGELTREWQFMFICIPLIFLIQMLFGTWSWQKLRSLSRQRFGKPLATVFMAAFIASHLMYIWADANFYRPITMQRSNLPISYPMTARKFLEKHGLLNHQEFQRRINQQGDPAALSVNYPLNKLSYRETDRHYNLLLLVVDGLDNQDIIRDMPALAHFAQNNIRFTHHFSTGLRDNAALFGLFYGISSGYLDGILNARKSSVLIDALTHQGYQFGLFSSDGFQTPLYRQAILTDYSLPEAKRQSDSLTVTQWRQWLDLHNGSAPWFSLLDINGFAPSSGKFDKKALDTEIRHILDTLKNKAILDKTIIVLTAKQSNAVSDNRTKWLIDDKFNREQLHVPLIIHWPGTPAQTIDKLTSHQDIMATLMRRLLHVTNSPEDYSQGEDLFNAQREKPWLITGENGSLIITTAKNTIYLSKDGEYHLYDLDGNEIQGAKPNLAQLLQVFTEVKRFLAH from the coding sequence ATGGTGACTAGCCGTCAGCATTACCGCGACAAAGTTTCTCAGATGATCAGTTGGGGGCACTGGTTCGCACTGTTCAATATTATGTTCAGTCTGGTGCTGGGCAGTCGCTATTTATTTGCATCTGACTGGCCGGGTACACTGTTTGGACGCATCTATGCGCTGGTCAGTTGGCTCGGTCATTTCAGTTTTATTGTCTTTGCCATTTACTTACTTATTTTATTTCCGCTAACATTTATTGTCATGTCGCAGCGGCTAATGAGGTTTCTTTCAGCGGCTCTGGCAACCGCTGGTTTAACACTACTGATATTCGATTCCTCCATCTATGCCCGCTTTCAGCTGCATCTAAACTCATTGGTTTGGGATTTAGTCACTAACCCGGAGCAAGGTGAATTAACACGAGAATGGCAATTCATGTTCATCTGTATCCCGCTGATTTTCCTGATACAGATGCTTTTTGGCACATGGAGCTGGCAAAAATTACGTAGCCTGAGTCGTCAACGATTTGGTAAACCACTGGCCACCGTATTTATGGCGGCCTTTATCGCTTCACACCTCATGTACATCTGGGCAGATGCCAATTTCTATCGTCCAATTACCATGCAGCGCTCAAACTTGCCCATTTCTTACCCCATGACAGCCCGTAAGTTCCTTGAAAAACATGGTCTATTGAATCATCAGGAATTTCAGCGTCGCATTAACCAGCAAGGCGATCCAGCTGCATTAAGTGTGAATTATCCACTGAATAAATTATCGTACCGGGAGACTGATCGTCACTATAACCTACTGCTACTTGTTGTGGATGGATTAGATAATCAGGACATTATCCGTGATATGCCAGCGCTGGCGCATTTTGCACAGAACAATATCCGGTTTACTCACCATTTCAGCACTGGTTTACGGGATAATGCAGCATTATTTGGCTTATTTTATGGTATTTCATCAGGTTATCTGGACGGTATCCTTAACGCCAGAAAATCTTCTGTGCTTATTGATGCTTTAACACATCAAGGATATCAATTTGGTCTTTTCTCTTCAGATGGATTCCAGACACCGCTTTATCGCCAGGCCATACTCACCGACTACTCATTACCAGAAGCAAAAAGGCAAAGCGATAGCTTAACTGTCACACAATGGCGCCAATGGCTGGATCTGCACAATGGTTCTGCTCCCTGGTTTTCATTGCTGGATATTAACGGTTTTGCACCTTCCTCTGGCAAATTTGACAAAAAAGCGCTGGATACTGAAATCCGCCATATTTTAGATACCCTAAAAAATAAAGCGATTTTAGATAAAACGATCATTGTGCTCACAGCCAAGCAAAGTAACGCAGTATCAGACAACAGGACCAAATGGCTTATTGATGACAAATTCAACCGTGAACAGCTCCACGTTCCCCTGATCATTCATTGGCCGGGTACCCCTGCACAAACTATCGATAAGCTGACTAGCCACCAAGATATCATGGCAACTTTAATGCGTCGTTTATTACACGTTACTAATTCGCCAGAAGATTACTCACAAGGCGAGGATCTCTTTAATGCCCAAAGAGAAAAACCGTGGCTGATTACTGGGGAGAATGGTTCATTAATCATCACAACCGCTAAAAATACCATCTACCTTTCCAAAGATGGGGAATATCACCTGTATGATTTAGACGGCAATGAAATTCAGGGCGCTAAGCCAAATCTTGCTCAATTATTACAGGTCTTCACTGAAGTGAAACGATTTTTAGCACATTAA
- the rplY gene encoding 50S ribosomal protein L25, with translation MLTINAEVRKEQGKGASRRLRKANKFPAIIYGGNQEPVSIELDHDAVINHESKPEFYEVLTLVVDGKETTVKVQAVQRHPFKPKLTHIDFLRA, from the coding sequence ATGTTAACTATCAATGCAGAAGTACGTAAAGAGCAGGGTAAGGGTGCGAGCCGCCGCCTGCGTAAAGCTAACAAGTTTCCAGCGATCATCTACGGTGGTAACCAAGAACCAGTTTCTATCGAACTGGATCACGATGCAGTTATCAATCACGAAAGCAAACCAGAATTCTACGAAGTTCTGACTTTGGTTGTTGATGGTAAAGAAACTACAGTTAAAGTGCAGGCAGTACAGCGTCATCCGTTTAAACCTAAACTGACGCACATCGATTTCCTGCGTGCTTAA
- a CDS encoding IS630 family transposase, translated as MSYSLDFRKRVLAYKDKHSLTFEQTSAHFEISMRTLFRWCNKIEPCMTRDKPATKIPDEGLIADVQNFPDDYQWERAKRLGVSQSAIHYALKRLRITQKKTRQHPRADPQARQAFIERISDYEQTGRPLVYLDESGFAQSMPRKHGYSEKGLRCFGTHDWQAKGRINVIGAILENTFVTLSLFTENINADVFYAWMTQDLLPTLPHGAVIVMDNAPFHKRNDTTQAIADSRCQLEWLPAYSPDLNPIEHKWGGAKAIRRQKRGSVDELFTEHIKYVRLC; from the coding sequence ATGAGCTACAGCTTAGATTTTCGAAAGCGAGTACTGGCATACAAAGACAAGCATTCGTTGACTTTCGAACAAACGAGTGCCCATTTTGAAATCTCCATGCGTACCTTGTTCCGGTGGTGTAATAAAATAGAACCTTGCATGACCCGCGATAAACCCGCCACGAAAATCCCTGATGAGGGACTTATTGCGGATGTCCAAAATTTTCCTGATGACTATCAATGGGAAAGAGCAAAACGTTTAGGTGTCTCACAATCGGCTATTCATTACGCTTTGAAACGGCTGCGGATCACCCAGAAAAAAACGCGCCAACACCCTCGCGCTGATCCTCAAGCTCGTCAGGCATTTATCGAGCGCATCAGCGATTATGAACAGACTGGCAGACCCCTTGTTTATTTGGATGAAAGTGGTTTTGCTCAATCGATGCCACGTAAACATGGATATTCGGAAAAAGGGTTACGCTGTTTTGGTACGCATGACTGGCAGGCAAAAGGTCGTATCAACGTCATTGGCGCCATTCTCGAAAATACTTTCGTCACCTTAAGCTTATTTACCGAGAATATTAATGCCGATGTTTTTTATGCGTGGATGACGCAAGATTTGCTGCCAACGCTTCCACACGGAGCAGTGATAGTGATGGATAATGCGCCTTTCCATAAACGGAATGACACGACACAAGCGATAGCAGACAGCAGATGTCAACTGGAATGGCTTCCCGCTTATAGTCCGGATTTAAACCCTATAGAACACAAATGGGGCGGAGCAAAAGCGATAAGGAGGCAAAAAAGAGGTTCAGTTGATGAGTTGTTTACGGAGCATATTAAATATGTCAGGTTATGTTGA
- a CDS encoding glycosyltransferase family 9 protein codes for MKIAILRRNGLGDLILTQPLVKFIQKKYPNAKISLFIEHGSYDLAKYLFYCSNIDINVLPSGNKYFSIVKTAINFRNKKFDIAISAKPSPMKLNNLFLWLLGAKKRYAVVSDKSWHSKLVNFPTNQEMVKGHHQALKVLKIFSPNENYLSSDLFPTISIHKIPTIHKILIKANSENPLILFSVSNNRESSLITHNRLSLIADKITEKYPAAKFIISALHDDIHLAKDLICHINANCQIVICDSLDSFLSLLNEMTLIIVGDGGICHLTAALKKKTIALYAVTKPENWSPLALNDMCITLYDPENVNNISLDKIIDAAFSLLKK; via the coding sequence ATGAAAATAGCGATCTTAAGAAGAAATGGCTTAGGTGATCTAATTCTCACTCAACCATTGGTTAAATTTATACAGAAAAAATATCCCAATGCGAAAATTAGTTTGTTTATAGAGCATGGAAGTTATGACCTTGCAAAGTATTTGTTTTACTGTTCAAATATAGATATAAATGTTTTACCAAGCGGGAACAAATACTTTTCTATTGTTAAAACAGCGATAAATTTCCGAAACAAAAAATTCGATATAGCTATCTCAGCCAAACCAAGCCCAATGAAACTTAATAACTTGTTTTTATGGTTATTGGGGGCAAAAAAACGTTATGCGGTTGTATCCGATAAAAGCTGGCACTCTAAATTAGTGAACTTTCCCACCAATCAAGAGATGGTAAAAGGTCATCATCAGGCGTTGAAAGTGTTAAAAATATTCTCACCCAATGAAAACTATTTATCATCCGATTTATTTCCTACTATATCCATACATAAGATACCAACCATACATAAGATACTAATAAAAGCGAATAGTGAAAACCCACTAATATTATTTTCAGTTTCAAATAACAGGGAGAGCAGCTTAATAACACACAATAGACTTTCTTTAATTGCTGATAAAATAACAGAAAAATACCCTGCTGCAAAATTTATTATTTCAGCACTCCATGACGATATTCATTTGGCTAAAGACCTCATTTGTCATATAAATGCAAATTGTCAGATTGTCATCTGTGATTCGTTAGATTCATTTTTATCATTACTTAATGAGATGACTTTAATTATCGTTGGTGATGGTGGGATTTGTCATTTAACAGCTGCATTAAAGAAAAAAACCATTGCACTTTATGCTGTAACAAAACCTGAAAACTGGTCGCCACTTGCATTAAATGATATGTGTATCACTCTGTATGACCCAGAAAACGTTAATAATATTTCGTTAGATAAAATTATTGATGCGGCTTTTTCTTTACTCAAAAAGTAA
- a CDS encoding DNA-methyltransferase, with protein MNLSRATLINDDSLKFIKTLPDNCIDLIVTDPSYFRVKDCSWDNQWADVTAYLAWLDELMAEFWRVLKPNGSLYMFCGSRLASDTELLVRARFNVLKHIIWAKPSGPWRRQNKESLRMYFPATERIIFAEHYQGPYHPKDDGYFKQCQNLKQSVFKPLIDYFRDARKALGVMAKDIHAATGKQMASHWFSDSQWQLPNEVDYKKLQALFDRVAKEKHQRGELNKPHHELVASHLTLSRQYEELRQEYGLLRRPFSVTAAVPYTDVWHFSPVQYYPGKHPCEKPADLMTHIIQSSSREGDVVADFFMGSGATLKAALKLSRRVLGVELEEERFQQTEQEINDQLSTQGLQLKK; from the coding sequence GTGAATTTAAGCCGTGCCACATTAATTAACGACGACTCTCTGAAATTTATCAAAACCCTGCCGGATAACTGTATAGACCTCATCGTCACTGACCCCTCGTATTTTCGCGTGAAAGATTGTAGCTGGGATAACCAGTGGGCAGATGTCACGGCGTACCTTGCGTGGCTGGATGAGCTGATGGCTGAGTTTTGGCGGGTACTGAAACCTAACGGCAGCCTGTATATGTTTTGTGGTTCGCGTTTGGCCTCTGATACCGAACTTCTGGTACGTGCACGGTTTAACGTATTGAAGCATATTATCTGGGCGAAACCCTCTGGCCCGTGGCGCAGGCAGAACAAAGAAAGCCTGAGAATGTATTTTCCGGCTACTGAACGAATTATTTTCGCAGAACATTATCAAGGGCCTTATCACCCGAAAGACGATGGTTATTTCAAACAATGTCAGAACTTAAAACAGTCGGTATTTAAACCGCTGATTGATTATTTTCGTGATGCGCGAAAAGCGTTAGGCGTCATGGCGAAAGATATTCACGCGGCAACCGGTAAGCAGATGGCCAGTCATTGGTTTAGCGACAGCCAATGGCAGTTACCCAATGAAGTGGATTATAAAAAGTTGCAGGCATTATTTGACCGTGTAGCGAAAGAAAAGCACCAGCGTGGGGAACTGAACAAGCCACATCATGAGCTGGTAGCATCACACCTGACCTTGTCACGGCAGTATGAGGAATTGCGGCAGGAATACGGCTTATTGCGCCGCCCGTTCTCAGTCACGGCAGCGGTGCCTTATACCGATGTCTGGCATTTTTCACCTGTTCAATATTATCCGGGCAAGCACCCCTGTGAAAAGCCCGCTGATCTGATGACGCATATTATCCAGTCCAGCAGCCGGGAGGGGGATGTAGTGGCGGATTTCTTTATGGGTTCAGGTGCGACATTGAAAGCGGCCTTGAAACTCAGTCGCCGTGTTCTGGGCGTTGAGCTGGAGGAAGAACGGTTTCAACAGACAGAGCAAGAGATTAATGATCAGTTGTCAACTCAGGGTTTACAACTCAAAAAATAA
- a CDS encoding YejL family protein, whose product MPQSSRYSDEKFEHLLTELVNVFEKNHTPTDLTLMVLGNMVTNLINTSIAPEQRKYIVDSFVHALQSSINEDKAH is encoded by the coding sequence ATGCCACAGTCATCTCGCTATAGCGATGAAAAATTTGAACATTTATTGACTGAATTAGTCAATGTTTTCGAGAAAAACCATACACCAACTGACCTGACTTTAATGGTTCTGGGAAATATGGTAACGAATTTGATCAATACGAGCATTGCCCCTGAACAGCGCAAATATATTGTAGACTCGTTTGTACACGCGTTACAGTCTTCAATCAACGAAGACAAAGCGCATTAA
- a CDS encoding phage holin family protein, translated as MKDNPDLWPDLIDGLKNSWPQISGSILAILICYGRLIYSRINIT; from the coding sequence ATGAAAGACAACCCTGACTTATGGCCCGACTTGATCGACGGGCTAAAGAACTCATGGCCGCAGATATCCGGCTCTATTTTGGCAATCCTGATTTGTTACGGCCGCCTGATTTATAGCAGAATCAACATAACCTGA
- the rsuA gene encoding 16S rRNA pseudouridine(516) synthase RsuA: protein MRLDKFLSQQLGISRNDVGRELRAGRVTVDEEIIRAGAYKLKSDQQVAYDGTILKQLNGPRYFMLNKPQGYVCSTDDPSNPTILYFIDEPVAHQLHSAGRLDIDTTGLVLLTDDGQWSHRITSPKHHCEKTYLVTLEHPIAEDTEQKFLTGVQLNGEKTLTKPALLEIIEPQRVRLTISEGRYHQVKRMFAAVGNHVVALHRERIGKIYLDPALASGEYRALTECEINSIQMPTP, encoded by the coding sequence ATGCGATTGGATAAATTTTTATCACAACAATTAGGTATTAGCCGCAACGATGTGGGACGTGAGTTGCGGGCAGGGCGAGTGACTGTCGATGAGGAAATCATTAGAGCAGGTGCCTATAAATTGAAGTCCGATCAGCAAGTTGCCTATGATGGCACGATATTGAAACAATTAAATGGTCCACGTTATTTCATGTTGAATAAACCGCAAGGTTATGTGTGTTCGACAGATGATCCGTCCAATCCCACGATTTTGTATTTTATTGATGAGCCGGTTGCCCATCAATTACATTCGGCAGGGCGTTTGGATATTGATACAACAGGGCTGGTTTTGTTGACTGATGATGGGCAATGGTCACATCGCATCACCTCGCCCAAACATCATTGTGAAAAAACGTATCTTGTGACATTGGAGCACCCCATTGCTGAGGATACTGAGCAAAAATTTCTGACGGGCGTGCAACTGAATGGGGAAAAAACCCTGACAAAACCCGCACTGCTGGAAATTATCGAGCCTCAGCGTGTTCGTCTGACGATCAGTGAAGGGCGTTATCATCAGGTAAAACGGATGTTTGCTGCCGTAGGAAATCATGTTGTCGCGCTTCATCGGGAGCGAATCGGGAAAATTTATCTTGATCCTGCATTGGCGTCAGGAGAATATCGAGCGCTGACTGAGTGTGAAATCAACAGCATACAAATGCCAACCCCTTAA
- the yejK gene encoding nucleoid-associated protein YejK, translating to MSLEISQIALHRLIKRDEQTLEVILRDTLLDANPVVEAMMAELHRVYSAKSKAYGLFNEESELAGALRHLRKGDEDFLGFSRAATVRLKDELAKYPFAEGGTVLFCQYRYLAVEYLLIAVLNSCDSMSVNDELDVNTTQYLDIPHADIVARIDLTEWETNPGSSRYLTFLKGRVGRKVSDFFMDFLAASEGMNAKVQNKGLLQAVDDYCESVQLAKNERQAYRQQVYSYCHDQLQAGEEIKLHALSQELPPLGEQNFQQFSQAQGYELEESFPADRGTLRQLTKFAGSGGGLTINFDASLMGERIFWDPATDTLTIKGTPPNLRDQLQRRGSNH from the coding sequence ATGAGTCTGGAAATTAGCCAGATCGCGTTACATCGGTTGATTAAACGTGATGAACAAACGTTGGAAGTGATTTTGCGTGATACTTTGCTGGATGCCAATCCAGTGGTTGAAGCGATGATGGCAGAGTTGCATCGTGTATATAGCGCGAAAAGCAAGGCTTACGGTTTGTTTAATGAGGAGAGTGAGCTGGCGGGAGCGCTGCGTCATCTGCGTAAAGGCGATGAGGATTTTCTCGGTTTTAGTCGGGCGGCAACCGTTCGTCTGAAAGATGAATTGGCGAAATACCCGTTCGCAGAAGGGGGAACGGTACTGTTTTGTCAATATCGATATCTTGCTGTGGAATATTTACTGATTGCGGTGCTAAATAGTTGCGATAGCATGTCTGTCAATGATGAACTGGATGTCAATACAACGCAGTACTTGGATATTCCTCATGCGGATATTGTTGCAAGAATCGATTTGACTGAATGGGAAACCAATCCCGGCTCCAGTCGTTATCTGACTTTCCTGAAAGGGCGGGTAGGACGTAAAGTTTCTGATTTTTTCATGGATTTTTTGGCTGCCAGCGAAGGCATGAATGCCAAAGTTCAAAATAAAGGTTTATTGCAGGCTGTGGACGATTATTGTGAATCGGTACAACTGGCAAAAAATGAACGTCAGGCTTATCGTCAGCAAGTTTATAGCTATTGTCATGATCAGTTACAGGCTGGCGAGGAAATTAAGCTGCACGCTTTATCTCAAGAGCTACCTCCGTTGGGAGAGCAAAATTTCCAGCAGTTTTCGCAGGCGCAGGGTTATGAATTGGAAGAAAGTTTTCCGGCCGATCGCGGAACATTACGCCAATTAACAAAATTTGCGGGCAGCGGAGGCGGGTTAACCATTAATTTTGATGCCAGTTTGATGGGAGAACGCATTTTTTGGGATCCGGCCACGGATACTTTGACGATTAAAGGCACGCCTCCGAATCTGCGTGATCAATTACAACGTCGGGGTAGTAACCACTAA
- a CDS encoding DEAD/DEAH box helicase: MAFTLRPYQQEAVDATLRYFRQHKDPAVIVLPTGAGKSLVIAELAKLAHGRVLILAHVKELVEQNHSKYCAYGLSADIFSAGLNQKHSEGKVVFGSIQSIARNLDCFNHPFSLLIIDECHRISDDENSQYQQIIQQLRQNNPQIRILGLTATPYRLSTGWIYQYHYHGMIRGDEHCFFRHCIYELPLRYMIKHHFLVSPERLDMPVMQYDFSQVRTSQQGIFNEAELNREIKRQKRITPHIIRQVIEYAKDRKGMMIFAATVEHAKEIFQLLPINQTALISAKTPAPERDRLITDFKAQRLRYMVNVAVLTTGFDAPHVDLIAILRPTESVSLYQQIVGRGLRLFPDKKDCLILDYAGNPHDLYTPEVGSSKPNPQSQPVQVFCPLCQFANTFWGICTADGELIEHFGRRCQGWEEDEKGKRQQCDFRFRFKSCPHCGVENDIAARRCHRCEAVLVDPDDMLKAALKLKDALVLRCGGMQLTPGQDNKGEWLKITYYDEDGADVSELFRLSTPAQKKVFELQFIRQHQRAPGTVFRWKTAADIANQCPLLRHPDFVVARKKGQFWQIREKIFDYQGRFRRADDLY, translated from the coding sequence ATGGCTTTTACTTTACGTCCTTATCAACAAGAAGCGGTAGACGCAACCCTTCGCTATTTTCGCCAACACAAAGATCCTGCCGTCATTGTTTTACCAACCGGCGCGGGTAAAAGCCTTGTCATCGCTGAACTGGCAAAATTAGCTCATGGCCGTGTGCTGATCCTGGCACACGTTAAAGAACTCGTTGAGCAAAATCACAGCAAATATTGTGCTTATGGATTGAGTGCCGATATTTTTTCCGCCGGACTGAATCAAAAACACAGTGAAGGAAAAGTCGTTTTTGGCAGCATTCAATCCATCGCGCGTAATCTGGATTGCTTTAATCACCCTTTTTCACTGCTAATCATTGATGAATGCCATCGCATCAGCGACGATGAAAACAGTCAATATCAACAAATCATTCAGCAGCTCCGGCAAAACAATCCCCAAATCCGTATCTTAGGTTTAACGGCAACCCCTTATCGCCTCAGCACCGGCTGGATATATCAATATCATTACCATGGCATGATCCGCGGCGATGAACACTGTTTTTTTCGTCATTGTATTTATGAATTGCCATTGCGTTATATGATCAAACATCATTTTCTGGTTTCGCCGGAAAGACTGGATATGCCGGTCATGCAATATGATTTCAGCCAGGTGCGTACCAGCCAACAAGGCATATTCAATGAGGCGGAATTAAACCGGGAAATTAAACGCCAAAAGCGCATTACTCCCCATATCATTAGGCAAGTTATTGAATATGCAAAAGATCGCAAAGGTATGATGATTTTCGCTGCGACGGTCGAACATGCCAAAGAAATTTTCCAATTACTGCCAATAAATCAAACCGCGCTAATCAGTGCCAAGACTCCCGCACCAGAACGGGATCGCCTAATTACTGACTTCAAGGCACAGCGACTCCGTTATATGGTCAATGTTGCCGTACTCACCACCGGGTTCGATGCCCCCCATGTTGATTTAATCGCCATATTGCGGCCGACAGAATCGGTCAGTCTCTATCAGCAAATTGTTGGGCGTGGCTTACGCCTATTTCCTGACAAAAAAGATTGCCTGATCCTGGATTATGCGGGCAATCCTCATGATCTTTATACGCCAGAAGTTGGTAGCAGCAAACCCAATCCACAAAGCCAGCCGGTACAAGTATTTTGTCCCCTTTGCCAATTTGCCAATACTTTTTGGGGCATATGCACCGCCGATGGCGAACTCATTGAACATTTTGGCCGGCGCTGCCAGGGTTGGGAAGAAGACGAAAAGGGGAAACGTCAACAGTGTGATTTTCGTTTTCGCTTCAAATCCTGCCCCCATTGTGGAGTAGAAAATGATATTGCTGCCCGCCGCTGCCATCGTTGTGAAGCCGTGCTGGTCGATCCTGACGATATGCTAAAAGCGGCGTTGAAACTGAAAGATGCGCTGGTATTGCGTTGTGGCGGAATGCAACTCACCCCGGGTCAGGACAACAAAGGAGAATGGCTGAAAATCACTTATTACGATGAAGATGGTGCAGATGTATCAGAGCTATTCCGTTTATCTACCCCCGCTCAGAAAAAAGTCTTTGAACTGCAATTTATTCGCCAGCACCAGCGTGCTCCCGGAACTGTTTTTCGTTGGAAAACAGCGGCAGATATTGCTAATCAATGTCCTTTATTACGCCACCCTGATTTTGTTGTCGCACGTAAAAAAGGGCAATTTTGGCAGATTCGGGAAAAAATCTTTGACTATCAAGGACGGTTCCGACGAGCTGATGATTTGTACTAA